A single window of Treponema denticola ATCC 35405 DNA harbors:
- a CDS encoding transglutaminase domain-containing protein, producing the protein MGNRFTYLFRKYFVFRFFVFLLLFCGLAALIFYLTSLTAKYPLITEISPPIAQAGDEIVITGEHFGNEVDSSWIEIGDAIIQAENCTVWTDKKIVFKYPEYQNGGIVYVVVQNKKSLPSFMASVESMPVIKDKAHSGGIPSIIALNKDFAEVGSIIKISGENFGETRGSSQVLFVSDFNASMIEQVEKKEEIEAARCSDYDYDFVFWSNQELHVRVPDGADSGMLLVVTSSGASNSVPFRVKNKIGTKTYSNKKNFTIAAEVDISNVEAVEKNSLFIKVPLPIQSYSQRDVKVLSINPTPFVADYQGAAIHQYENINSSTKIHIRQEYGVNTYEVNTRINPVNVRVNSRQNKAIYDNYAIATELIPANDPLIQKTAAEIVQNERNPYNKARRIYNYLLKNVEIIPASILNSGASPVNALKEKKADTYDIAILFAALARAAGIPAQPIAGIIADVSQTSYLHWWAEFYLEGFGWIPVDLGLAKSVPFDMGVSQSEGWYFGNLDAFRVAFSRGENIQPPMASNSTMVSKERSYAFYNGWEEYSGLTKYNSVWRIPNVIAIY; encoded by the coding sequence ATGGGCAATAGATTTACTTATTTATTTAGAAAATATTTTGTTTTTAGGTTTTTTGTATTCCTCCTTCTTTTCTGCGGTCTTGCGGCTCTTATTTTTTATTTAACATCTTTGACTGCTAAATATCCTTTGATAACCGAAATTAGTCCCCCGATTGCTCAAGCCGGTGATGAAATTGTAATAACCGGAGAGCATTTTGGAAACGAAGTAGACTCCTCATGGATTGAAATCGGAGATGCTATCATTCAAGCGGAAAATTGTACTGTCTGGACAGATAAAAAAATTGTTTTTAAGTATCCTGAATATCAAAACGGCGGCATAGTATATGTTGTTGTACAAAATAAAAAATCTTTGCCTTCATTTATGGCTTCAGTTGAATCAATGCCTGTAATAAAAGATAAGGCTCATTCGGGCGGAATTCCTTCAATAATTGCTTTAAACAAGGATTTTGCCGAGGTAGGAAGCATTATAAAAATTTCAGGTGAAAATTTTGGGGAGACAAGGGGAAGCTCCCAAGTTTTGTTTGTATCCGATTTTAATGCTTCAATGATTGAACAAGTTGAAAAAAAAGAAGAGATAGAGGCTGCCCGTTGTTCGGACTATGATTACGATTTTGTGTTTTGGTCAAATCAGGAGCTTCACGTAAGGGTTCCGGATGGAGCGGATTCCGGAATGCTTTTGGTTGTAACGTCTTCCGGAGCCAGCAACTCTGTTCCTTTTAGAGTCAAAAACAAGATAGGTACAAAGACTTATTCAAACAAAAAGAATTTTACAATTGCTGCCGAGGTTGATATTTCAAATGTAGAGGCTGTAGAAAAAAATTCTCTTTTTATAAAGGTTCCGCTTCCGATTCAATCCTATTCGCAGAGAGATGTTAAGGTTTTGTCTATTAATCCCACTCCTTTTGTAGCCGATTATCAGGGGGCTGCCATCCATCAGTATGAAAATATAAATTCTTCTACAAAAATTCACATAAGACAAGAGTATGGCGTAAACACCTATGAGGTAAATACAAGGATTAATCCCGTTAATGTAAGAGTTAACTCCCGTCAAAACAAGGCTATCTATGATAATTATGCTATTGCTACCGAGTTAATTCCGGCGAATGATCCTCTTATTCAAAAAACGGCAGCCGAAATTGTTCAAAATGAAAGAAACCCTTATAACAAGGCAAGACGCATATATAATTATTTATTAAAAAATGTCGAAATAATTCCGGCTTCAATATTGAATTCCGGGGCTTCGCCTGTAAATGCATTAAAAGAAAAAAAGGCCGATACCTACGATATAGCTATTTTGTTTGCGGCTCTTGCAAGAGCTGCCGGTATACCCGCTCAGCCTATTGCCGGAATCATTGCAGATGTTTCTCAAACAAGTTATCTTCACTGGTGGGCAGAGTTTTATCTGGAAGGCTTCGGATGGATACCTGTAGACCTCGGTTTAGCAAAGTCAGTTCCCTTCGATATGGGTGTTTCTCAAAGTGAAGGCTGGTACTTCGGTAATTTGGATGCTTTTAGGGTCGCATTTTCCCGAGGTGAGAATATTCAGCCGCCGATGGCATCTAACAGTACAATGGTATCAAAAGAAAGAAGTTATGCCTTTTATAACGGCTGGGAAGAGTATTCCGGTCTTACAAAATATAATTCCGTTTGGAGAATTCCGAACGTAATCGCTATTTACTAA
- a CDS encoding anti-sigma factor family protein, which translates to MSTCPDKDLYSAYVDGELQSPWKEKIEVHLVSCEKCRSVVDSYRKISLKLSENSFPEPDLDGSFLKLYAKRQDCLKKMEFNKSKPTSWFYKSNKIPIPALAAAALFLFVLTPIIVLSTQESLEPSGAVAATEFKAIDSIINGLKPVNKFKLNVSNVLGVNEDVSVFEGKKKEINLSQYVNLYLPPSNNAEFDILKQEIKPQVLFLNTQNAITRTSVNNGQ; encoded by the coding sequence ATGTCTACATGCCCTGATAAAGATTTATATTCGGCCTATGTTGATGGAGAATTACAGTCCCCATGGAAAGAAAAAATTGAAGTTCACTTGGTTTCTTGTGAAAAATGCAGGAGTGTGGTTGACTCATATAGAAAAATCAGTTTAAAACTATCTGAAAATTCTTTTCCTGAGCCTGACCTTGACGGTTCTTTCCTTAAACTCTATGCCAAAAGGCAGGATTGCCTAAAAAAAATGGAATTCAACAAGAGCAAACCTACAAGCTGGTTCTATAAATCGAATAAAATTCCTATCCCGGCCTTAGCGGCGGCTGCTCTGTTTCTTTTTGTGTTGACACCTATTATTGTTTTGAGTACACAAGAAAGTTTAGAACCATCCGGAGCTGTTGCAGCTACCGAATTTAAAGCTATTGATTCTATAATTAACGGTTTAAAACCCGTAAATAAATTCAAGTTAAATGTTTCAAATGTTTTGGGCGTAAATGAAGATGTATCGGTTTTTGAAGGCAAAAAGAAGGAAATAAATTTAAGCCAATATGTAAATTTATACTTGCCTCCCTCAAATAACGCAGAATTTGATATATTAAAGCAAGAAATAAAGCCTCAAGTTTTATTTCTTAACACTCAAAATGCAATAACCCGAACTTCTGTAAACAATGGGCAATAG
- a CDS encoding TrkH family potassium uptake protein has product MKALQYVRIIFMILAIISISFIIPIGTALYENEAYLIPSFLIPTAFVFAVAAAFFFFLRNKKVRLSVSGGIILVAAAWIAAGILGAIPLCISGVIPNFADAIFESVSGFTTTGATILTNVEACPMTMHVWRTQMHWLGGMGIVALTVALFPLLGVGGFHLIKSETTGPDKGKVTAKITHTAKALWFIYLGMTIVQIILLMLAGLPFLEALCHTFASLGTGGFSTRNASVGAFNSPSVEIICAVFMILAGVNFSLYFHLFTGNPEEFFHNSELKAYLKIVFVSTVLIALSIYPIYGIGGGLRQSFFQVASVITTTGFSTADYNAWPEFAKMVLFFLMFVGGCSGSTAGSIKVIRWLILQKQAGMEAKRLLSPHGVFGIQLNNRPGRKDIVYSVAGFMFCYFLLTLITALVAAADGADLLSGFTASLALIGNIGPGFGRVGPAGNFAFFSSPVKIFFSFIMLAGRLELYTMIIYFMPAFWKR; this is encoded by the coding sequence ATGAAAGCCTTACAATATGTCCGAATAATTTTTATGATTCTCGCAATAATTTCCATAAGCTTCATTATTCCGATTGGAACAGCCCTCTATGAAAACGAAGCTTATTTGATTCCGTCTTTTTTAATTCCTACAGCCTTTGTCTTTGCCGTTGCAGCAGCTTTTTTCTTTTTTTTGAGAAACAAAAAAGTCAGACTTTCGGTTTCGGGCGGTATAATATTGGTTGCAGCAGCATGGATAGCTGCGGGTATTTTAGGAGCAATACCATTATGTATTTCAGGCGTGATACCCAACTTTGCAGACGCCATCTTTGAATCCGTATCCGGTTTTACAACAACGGGAGCAACGATTCTTACCAATGTCGAAGCATGCCCAATGACAATGCATGTATGGAGAACCCAGATGCACTGGCTTGGAGGAATGGGAATAGTAGCTCTCACCGTTGCCCTATTTCCTCTTTTAGGAGTAGGAGGTTTTCATCTAATCAAAAGTGAAACTACCGGCCCCGACAAGGGAAAGGTAACGGCAAAGATAACCCACACGGCAAAAGCTCTTTGGTTTATCTATCTTGGAATGACTATAGTGCAGATAATCCTTTTAATGCTTGCAGGACTTCCATTCCTCGAAGCCCTCTGCCACACCTTCGCCTCGTTGGGCACAGGAGGCTTCTCTACAAGAAACGCAAGCGTTGGAGCCTTCAATTCTCCGTCGGTTGAAATTATTTGTGCCGTCTTTATGATTTTGGCAGGCGTCAACTTCAGTCTTTATTTTCACCTGTTTACCGGAAACCCTGAAGAATTTTTCCATAATTCGGAACTTAAAGCCTATCTTAAAATAGTATTTGTATCAACCGTTTTAATTGCTCTTTCTATCTATCCAATTTACGGAATCGGAGGAGGTTTAAGGCAAAGCTTTTTCCAAGTCGCCTCAGTAATAACGACTACAGGCTTTTCAACGGCCGACTATAACGCATGGCCGGAGTTCGCAAAAATGGTCTTGTTTTTCTTGATGTTTGTCGGAGGCTGCTCAGGCTCAACTGCAGGAAGCATCAAGGTAATCCGCTGGCTGATTCTACAAAAGCAAGCCGGAATGGAAGCAAAACGGCTTTTAAGCCCGCACGGTGTTTTCGGTATTCAGCTTAATAACCGCCCGGGAAGAAAGGATATAGTTTACAGCGTTGCAGGTTTTATGTTTTGCTACTTCCTCTTAACCCTTATTACAGCCTTGGTTGCAGCTGCCGACGGAGCTGATCTATTGAGCGGATTTACGGCTTCTCTTGCTCTTATCGGAAACATAGGCCCCGGTTTTGGAAGAGTAGGCCCGGCCGGAAACTTTGCATTTTTTTCATCCCCTGTTAAGATTTTCTTTTCTTTTATAATGCTTGCAGGACGATTGGAACTATACACAATGATAATTTATTTTATGCCTGCTTTCTGGAAAAGATAA
- a CDS encoding RNA polymerase sigma factor, with protein MFKGKGILRATSDEDFRAIYEALMPVIYKVAYNIVREGDIAEDICHDSLIKMTEKKMEFPSIDDAKYWLIRVTRNASLNHVKRCGRERKAYAKALKEDTRKVDTGEEIILKQESINSVQAALEKLPKNLRAVLQLKEYGSLNYKEIGSILGISEGNVKVRVFRAREQLSKYIGESDVYMP; from the coding sequence ATGTTTAAAGGAAAAGGTATTTTGAGGGCAACATCAGATGAAGATTTTAGAGCAATCTACGAAGCCCTTATGCCTGTTATTTATAAAGTAGCTTACAATATAGTCAGAGAAGGGGACATAGCAGAGGATATATGCCATGATTCTTTGATAAAAATGACCGAAAAAAAGATGGAGTTTCCGTCTATAGATGATGCTAAATACTGGCTCATTAGGGTTACGAGGAATGCATCTCTTAATCATGTAAAAAGGTGCGGCCGTGAGCGAAAGGCTTATGCTAAAGCGCTAAAGGAAGACACGCGCAAAGTCGATACTGGTGAAGAGATTATATTGAAGCAAGAGTCTATAAATTCGGTTCAAGCCGCTCTTGAAAAATTGCCTAAAAATTTAAGGGCTGTTTTACAGCTTAAAGAATATGGCAGTTTGAATTACAAGGAGATAGGGAGCATTCTTGGAATAAGCGAAGGTAATGTGAAGGTTCGAGTTTTTAGAGCTCGTGAACAATTATCAAAGTATATAGGAGAAAGCGATGTCTACATGCCCTGA
- a CDS encoding cysteine--tRNA ligase, translating to MSLKLHNTLGNKKEEFIPIHEGKAGVYGCGPTVYDYAHIGNLRTYVFQDILVKTLRFLGYDVTHVMNITDVGHLTDDEDSGEDKMVKSAEERGKSVLEIAEFYTKAFFNDTERLNIERPGIVCKATEHINEMIELIKRIEANGHTYMAGGNLYYDISTFPKYGELANINLEDLKAGARIEIDKNKRNPHDFVLWFTKSKFENQALVWDSPWGRGYPGWHIECSAMSMKYLGEQIDIHKGGIDHIRVHHTNEIAQSEGATGKKWVNYWLHNEFLVMNKGKMSKSAGSFIILEDVINKGFSALDYRFLLLGGHYRSQLTFSWEAMETAKNGRKNLNNRVAKWLDGLSDSEIMEYAALTENLNLKSAKDMIKNEKARSCFDNFIAAMEDDLSTPKALSELQLLIKEKDIPQKDVLTVLAAMDSILGIKLIEESFNTLKDKGSIEIDESEILKLIEERASAKLDKNYKLADEIRDKLKGMGIILEDQAGKTTWKKL from the coding sequence ATGAGTTTAAAATTACATAATACCTTAGGTAATAAAAAAGAAGAATTTATTCCCATTCATGAAGGCAAGGCCGGAGTTTACGGCTGCGGGCCTACCGTATATGACTATGCACATATAGGAAACTTACGCACCTATGTTTTTCAAGATATTCTTGTTAAGACTTTAAGATTTTTAGGTTATGATGTTACCCATGTTATGAATATAACCGACGTCGGGCATCTGACAGATGACGAAGATTCGGGTGAAGATAAGATGGTAAAATCTGCAGAAGAACGCGGAAAATCGGTGCTTGAAATTGCAGAATTTTATACAAAGGCCTTTTTTAACGATACCGAAAGGCTGAATATCGAAAGGCCCGGTATTGTCTGCAAGGCTACCGAACACATAAATGAAATGATAGAGCTTATAAAAAGAATAGAAGCGAACGGGCACACCTACATGGCCGGCGGAAACCTCTACTATGATATTTCTACCTTTCCCAAATACGGAGAGTTGGCAAACATAAACCTTGAAGACCTTAAAGCCGGTGCCCGTATCGAAATAGATAAAAACAAACGCAATCCTCATGACTTTGTTCTTTGGTTTACAAAGAGCAAGTTTGAAAATCAGGCCCTTGTCTGGGATTCGCCTTGGGGACGAGGCTATCCCGGCTGGCATATCGAATGTTCTGCCATGAGTATGAAGTACCTGGGTGAACAAATCGATATTCACAAGGGCGGGATAGATCATATAAGGGTACATCATACCAATGAAATAGCCCAATCCGAAGGAGCAACGGGTAAAAAATGGGTAAATTATTGGCTTCATAACGAATTCCTGGTTATGAATAAGGGCAAAATGTCTAAGTCTGCAGGTTCTTTTATCATTTTGGAAGATGTTATCAATAAGGGTTTTTCAGCTCTTGACTACCGTTTCTTGCTTTTGGGCGGGCATTACCGAAGTCAGCTTACCTTTTCATGGGAAGCTATGGAAACGGCAAAAAACGGCCGAAAAAACTTAAATAACAGAGTTGCAAAATGGTTGGATGGATTATCGGATTCCGAAATAATGGAGTATGCAGCCTTGACAGAAAACCTTAACCTTAAAAGTGCAAAAGATATGATAAAAAATGAAAAAGCACGCAGTTGCTTTGATAATTTTATTGCCGCTATGGAAGATGATTTATCTACACCAAAGGCCTTATCGGAGTTGCAGCTTTTGATAAAGGAAAAAGACATTCCGCAAAAGGATGTGTTAACGGTTCTTGCCGCTATGGATTCGATTTTGGGCATCAAATTGATAGAAGAATCCTTTAATACGCTAAAGGATAAAGGTTCTATTGAAATCGATGAATCCGAAATTCTTAAATTAATAGAGGAGAGAGCTTCGGCAAAACTTGACAAAAATTATAAACTGGCTGATGAAATTCGGGATAAGCTAAAGGGTATGGGCATTATCCTTGAAGACCAGGCCGGTAAAACAACATGGAAAAAATTATAA
- the trkA gene encoding Trk system potassium transporter TrkA codes for MKIIIVGGGVTGSELARRLIRKKHDVVLIERDEETARHAANRLDCMVVQAAGNDTQILLDAGIKKAEAMIAVTDSDELNMIICGIADSLAPQVIKIARVRNEDYVKALNFSEERTLGINALVYPDEEAALAVIQAIEHGAVSDILSFENSSYELSRFNVCEKSTLDGLAVFDIRKYVDIPFIVVSVEQNGKNRIPSGDTILTAGTRVSILTKPEHIKRFYELSGFETQEFKKIALVGMGRIGKSIAEYLLKNSKGKSFLSKLLPINLNQKWKISIIETNDKKAKEVAAEFPEASIYKADVTDESFVDEIGLDSFDLVICTTPNYEFNMIACAYLKTLGVYKTISLVQSAVLENVAYKIGVDVAVSFKDVVVDSIMSHLVSENVTSVHTMGDGKLEIIELQVSEKSPVLGQKLKDISQHGVYLVLLVTDENGEQIPTGDTEVKAGYKIVFIVKSSRSDEIIKIFGGN; via the coding sequence ATGAAAATAATTATAGTTGGCGGCGGCGTTACCGGAAGTGAATTAGCTCGCAGGCTCATAAGAAAAAAACATGATGTTGTTTTGATAGAAAGAGATGAAGAAACAGCCCGCCATGCAGCTAATAGGCTGGATTGTATGGTAGTACAGGCCGCAGGAAACGATACTCAAATCCTCTTGGATGCAGGCATAAAAAAGGCCGAAGCCATGATAGCCGTAACCGACTCGGATGAACTCAATATGATAATCTGCGGTATCGCGGATAGTCTCGCCCCCCAAGTTATAAAAATAGCAAGAGTCCGTAATGAAGACTATGTAAAGGCTTTAAATTTTTCGGAAGAAAGAACTCTGGGTATAAACGCTCTGGTTTATCCCGATGAAGAAGCCGCCCTCGCTGTGATTCAAGCTATCGAACACGGAGCAGTCAGTGATATTCTATCCTTTGAGAATTCAAGCTATGAACTTTCCCGATTTAATGTTTGCGAAAAAAGCACTCTGGACGGTCTTGCCGTTTTTGATATCAGAAAATATGTTGACATTCCCTTCATAGTTGTAAGTGTTGAGCAAAACGGAAAAAATAGAATTCCGTCAGGCGATACTATTTTAACGGCAGGAACACGGGTTTCAATTTTAACAAAGCCGGAGCATATAAAAAGATTTTATGAATTGTCAGGCTTCGAAACTCAAGAATTTAAAAAAATTGCCTTGGTAGGAATGGGCCGAATAGGAAAAAGCATTGCGGAATACTTGCTTAAAAATTCAAAAGGAAAATCTTTTCTTTCAAAACTTTTGCCGATAAATCTAAATCAAAAATGGAAGATTTCCATTATCGAGACCAATGATAAAAAGGCAAAGGAAGTCGCTGCCGAATTCCCCGAAGCTTCTATCTATAAAGCCGATGTTACAGACGAATCCTTTGTAGACGAAATAGGCCTTGACTCATTCGACTTGGTAATATGCACAACACCGAACTATGAATTTAATATGATTGCCTGTGCATACTTAAAAACCCTTGGTGTTTATAAAACGATATCCCTCGTTCAAAGTGCCGTACTCGAAAATGTTGCATATAAGATCGGTGTCGATGTTGCAGTTTCTTTTAAGGATGTAGTTGTAGATTCTATAATGAGTCATCTTGTAAGCGAAAACGTAACAAGCGTTCATACAATGGGTGACGGTAAACTTGAAATAATAGAACTGCAGGTTTCCGAAAAGAGTCCTGTTCTCGGACAAAAACTAAAAGATATATCTCAGCATGGAGTCTATCTTGTTCTTCTTGTTACGGATGAAAACGGCGAACAGATTCCTACCGGAGATACGGAGGTCAAGGCCGGATATAAAATTGTCTTTATAGTAAAATCTTCGAGAAGCGACGAAATTATAAAAATATTCGGAGGCAATTAG
- a CDS encoding PD-(D/E)XK nuclease family protein gives MNLIEQTIKTYGRDLQNVFVFPSRIASRLWFQKSLNITGLGTVPSENYMSWDGFKESCLVSKASSLSPVSNTVRRIFAQYISRINSEKAKDGEPLFKFLIPQDYAETGAVFSEWIAGILPQLDHFEKRYADKGSDFLEDDEMKDYLVLKNEYTDFLKKNSLFEPSWVSSEFYSYQKKYIIIYPELMEDFGEHAELLRQQKEISYIPCPRFNQKKNLIDVYKNSRSELKNTVLQIEKLLSEGVRADEIAVSVPDIENYAAYIKREFYLRGIPAEFRSGFKLGLEQAGKLFSLIYDCVQNNFAFEFMKPIVLNKHIPWKDREGAEALIDYGIKNNCAVSWKENKEDTVYKNIWIESFKINYERDEIEVEQKKKARDWFYSFYYVVNRICESKTFADLQKNYFLFRNELIDENLFSEKDNAILGRCISCLQELLYLEDKFEAYMPCDRFKFFISELDKAIYVPQNTGLAVSIFPYRVAAATPFSYHFVLNCSQDHTNIIYNKLSFLRKDKREALGVFETDASPYFFEAYTESPNTVFSFSPHNFNSYLIINNLFEISEDEEIKNAERVNKKTEELKSYDSFLFDYPEKKEDYSEKTSAIYKIQKNAASTFSTLKRKKDFSYLQNSYDRISEELNSYMEKNLFKEGSLKLSQTDLKIFTECPVLWFLEKVLSVFSENYDADIFDARNIGNLSHNVLEVLYKEIGSTDKYFNSKNLDNYIERASLIFDDLAEKSMDFRGALAKPFIQSLKKRVMEAVSFVLESDASLLDGYEPKWVEEWIEMENDGILYRGKIDRASFPQDGRSGVIIDYKTNNMPAYSSYGKKNSTAEEIELTDFQIPMYIFLAESRLKKDSTKEKKNFETIEHAWFLSFVQQKINKVVNDNEAIPVTRSGSERSREDFQSSIDAFINEAERFVELVKNQDFTKPSSVSFETCSTCGFKHICRTAYSVK, from the coding sequence ATGAATTTAATAGAACAAACAATAAAGACTTATGGAAGAGATTTACAAAATGTTTTTGTATTTCCTTCGAGGATTGCTTCAAGGTTATGGTTTCAAAAATCGCTTAACATTACCGGATTGGGGACTGTCCCTTCTGAAAATTATATGTCGTGGGACGGTTTTAAAGAATCTTGTCTTGTCTCTAAAGCCTCTTCTTTAAGTCCCGTATCAAATACGGTGCGCAGAATTTTTGCCCAATATATAAGCCGTATTAATTCGGAAAAGGCAAAAGATGGAGAGCCTCTGTTTAAATTCCTTATCCCGCAAGACTATGCCGAAACGGGTGCCGTATTTTCCGAATGGATTGCAGGGATTTTGCCGCAGCTCGATCACTTTGAAAAACGTTATGCCGATAAAGGTTCCGATTTTTTAGAAGATGATGAAATGAAGGACTATCTTGTTTTAAAGAATGAGTATACCGATTTTTTAAAAAAGAATTCTTTGTTTGAGCCTTCTTGGGTTTCTTCGGAATTTTATTCATATCAAAAAAAATATATTATTATTTATCCCGAATTGATGGAAGATTTTGGTGAACATGCGGAGCTTTTAAGGCAGCAAAAAGAAATAAGCTATATTCCATGTCCTAGATTCAATCAAAAGAAAAACTTAATTGATGTTTATAAAAATTCCAGAAGCGAATTAAAAAATACGGTTTTACAAATTGAAAAACTTCTCAGTGAAGGAGTGCGAGCCGATGAGATTGCCGTAAGTGTTCCCGATATTGAAAACTATGCAGCTTATATAAAAAGAGAATTTTATCTTAGAGGGATTCCTGCTGAATTCCGATCGGGTTTTAAGTTGGGGCTTGAACAAGCCGGTAAACTTTTTTCTCTTATTTATGATTGTGTGCAAAATAATTTTGCTTTTGAATTTATGAAGCCTATTGTTTTAAATAAGCATATTCCTTGGAAGGATAGGGAAGGGGCTGAAGCCTTAATAGATTACGGCATAAAGAATAATTGCGCAGTATCGTGGAAAGAAAATAAAGAAGATACTGTTTATAAAAATATTTGGATAGAATCTTTTAAAATAAATTATGAAAGAGATGAAATTGAAGTTGAGCAAAAGAAAAAAGCGAGAGATTGGTTTTATAGTTTTTATTATGTCGTAAATAGAATTTGCGAATCTAAAACTTTTGCAGATTTACAAAAAAATTATTTTTTATTCAGAAATGAATTGATAGATGAAAATCTTTTTTCCGAAAAAGATAATGCAATCTTGGGCCGTTGTATTTCTTGTCTTCAAGAACTTTTATATTTGGAAGATAAGTTTGAAGCCTACATGCCCTGTGACAGGTTTAAGTTTTTTATTTCGGAATTGGATAAGGCTATCTATGTTCCTCAAAATACAGGGCTTGCCGTAAGTATATTTCCTTACAGAGTTGCCGCTGCTACTCCTTTTAGCTATCATTTTGTTTTAAATTGCAGTCAAGACCATACAAATATTATTTATAATAAACTTTCTTTTTTGCGTAAGGATAAAAGAGAAGCCTTGGGTGTTTTTGAAACCGATGCATCACCGTATTTTTTTGAAGCCTATACAGAATCTCCAAATACTGTTTTTAGTTTTAGTCCTCATAATTTTAATTCGTATTTGATTATAAATAATCTTTTTGAAATTTCGGAAGACGAAGAAATTAAAAATGCTGAACGGGTAAATAAAAAAACAGAAGAATTAAAATCCTATGATTCTTTTTTATTCGATTATCCCGAGAAGAAAGAAGATTACTCAGAGAAAACTTCTGCAATATATAAGATTCAAAAAAATGCAGCCTCAACATTTTCTACATTAAAGAGGAAAAAAGATTTTTCTTATTTGCAAAATTCATACGATAGGATTAGCGAAGAATTAAATTCGTATATGGAGAAAAATTTATTTAAGGAAGGTTCTCTTAAATTAAGTCAAACCGATTTAAAAATATTTACCGAGTGTCCCGTTTTATGGTTTTTAGAAAAAGTTCTTTCCGTCTTTTCGGAAAACTATGATGCCGATATCTTTGATGCCAGAAATATCGGCAACCTTTCGCACAATGTTTTGGAAGTTCTTTATAAAGAGATAGGTTCAACGGATAAATATTTTAATTCTAAAAACTTAGATAATTATATTGAAAGAGCTTCTTTAATATTCGATGACCTTGCAGAAAAATCCATGGATTTTAGAGGTGCTTTGGCAAAGCCGTTTATTCAATCTTTAAAAAAAAGGGTGATGGAAGCCGTCAGCTTTGTTTTAGAAAGCGATGCTTCGCTTTTGGACGGATATGAACCTAAATGGGTAGAAGAATGGATAGAAATGGAAAATGACGGCATTTTATATCGGGGCAAAATAGATAGAGCTTCTTTTCCGCAAGATGGGAGGAGCGGAGTAATTATAGATTATAAAACAAATAATATGCCGGCCTATTCTTCATATGGTAAAAAAAATTCAACTGCGGAAGAAATAGAATTGACAGATTTTCAGATACCAATGTATATCTTCTTGGCTGAATCCAGATTAAAAAAGGATTCAACAAAAGAAAAGAAAAATTTTGAAACTATAGAACATGCATGGTTTTTAAGTTTTGTGCAGCAAAAAATAAACAAGGTTGTAAACGATAATGAAGCTATTCCGGTTACACGGAGCGGATCTGAAAGATCACGTGAAGATTTTCAATCTTCAATCGACGCATTTATTAATGAAGCGGAAAGATTTGTAGAGCTTGTAAAGAATCAAGATTTTACAAAACCTTCTTCAGTTTCATTTGAAACATGCAGTACATGCGGGTTTAAACATATTTGCAGAACAGCTTATTCGGTTAAGTAA